The Commensalibacter nepenthis genome has a window encoding:
- the fzlA gene encoding FtsZ-binding protein FzlA, which produces MRILYHLPLCPFSRKIRLIMAEKRLSFELMTEMVWKRRPEFIAINPAGMVPVLVEETGLTIPDSYAICEYLEEAYPDTSLMGRTLAERVEARRLTAWFDCKFNREVTHNLLYEKTFKRFFGNNNPNAQALREGYENIKFHLNYIALLTENRVWLAGSNLSMADFAAAAHLSALDYIGDVNWEKNPAVKDWYARIKSRPSFRALLNDRVSGVIPPKHYADLDF; this is translated from the coding sequence ATGCGTATATTATATCATCTACCTCTTTGCCCTTTTAGTCGTAAAATTCGTCTTATCATGGCGGAAAAGCGTTTATCTTTTGAACTCATGACAGAAATGGTTTGGAAAAGAAGACCAGAATTTATTGCCATTAATCCTGCTGGAATGGTGCCTGTTTTGGTTGAGGAAACAGGGTTGACGATTCCTGACTCTTATGCAATTTGTGAATATTTAGAAGAAGCCTATCCTGATACTTCATTAATGGGGCGTACGCTTGCTGAACGTGTCGAAGCTCGTCGTTTGACAGCGTGGTTTGATTGTAAATTTAACCGTGAAGTGACCCATAATTTATTATATGAAAAAACATTCAAACGTTTCTTTGGTAATAATAATCCTAATGCACAAGCATTAAGAGAAGGTTATGAAAATATTAAGTTTCATTTAAACTATATAGCGTTACTTACAGAAAATAGAGTGTGGTTGGCTGGTAGTAATTTGTCTATGGCTGATTTTGCTGCTGCGGCGCATTTGTCTGCGTTAGATTATATTGGTGATGTGAATTGGGAAAAAAATCCTGCGGTAAAAGATTGGTATGCAAGGATCAAGTCACGTCCTAGTTTTCGTGCGTTATTAAATGACCGTGTCAGTGGTGTCATCCCCCCTAAACATTATGCTGACTTAGATTTCTAG
- the minC gene encoding septum site-determining protein MinC, whose amino-acid sequence MSDTSPSLPQIRIRGRSFLSLVLTPESPLPNWLASLDKQLERSSFFFLGKPVILNLELLSGQEEGLENLHLALSQRNIQIISVEGGSSTWEKLKNWPKTFIFGNGKNIDNLDMPANPQAPNTPTPCLIIDEQIRSGQSVLFPEGDVIITSSVASGTEIVAGGSIHVYGALRGRAIAGISGQPKARIFAYQLEAELMAIDGYYMTAEEIESHFSMKAAQVYLDKDVMTVAPLLKIK is encoded by the coding sequence GTGTCAGACACTTCCCCATCTCTTCCTCAAATACGCATCAGAGGTCGATCTTTTTTATCCTTGGTTCTTACACCAGAGAGCCCTTTGCCAAATTGGCTTGCCAGCTTGGATAAACAACTTGAACGTTCTTCATTCTTTTTCTTAGGCAAACCTGTGATTCTAAATCTTGAACTTCTTTCTGGTCAAGAAGAAGGGCTGGAAAATTTACATCTGGCGTTGTCACAAAGAAATATCCAGATTATCAGTGTTGAAGGGGGTTCCTCAACATGGGAAAAATTAAAAAACTGGCCAAAAACATTTATTTTTGGCAATGGAAAAAATATCGATAATCTCGATATGCCAGCAAACCCACAGGCACCCAATACACCCACCCCATGTCTGATTATTGATGAACAAATTCGATCAGGGCAAAGCGTTTTATTTCCAGAGGGGGATGTAATCATCACGAGTTCTGTGGCTTCTGGTACAGAGATTGTTGCAGGGGGATCTATTCATGTCTATGGTGCTTTGCGTGGCAGAGCCATTGCAGGAATTAGTGGGCAACCTAAGGCCAGAATTTTTGCTTATCAACTAGAGGCAGAATTAATGGCGATTGATGGATATTATATGACAGCCGAAGAAATAGAGAGCCATTTTAGTATGAAAGCCGCACAAGTATATTTGGATAAGGATGTTATGACGGTCGCACCTCTATTAAAAATAAAATGA
- the minD gene encoding septum site-determining protein MinD, which translates to MAKVIVVTSGKGGVGKTTSTAAIGAALAQTGQNVVVIDFDVGLRNLDLVMGAERRVVFDFVNVIQGEAALSQALIKDKRVETLYILAASQTRDKDALTEEGVGKVIAELKEKFDWIICDSPAGIERGAKMAMHFADEAIIITNPEVSSVRDSDRIIGILDSTTDKAQRGEKIPKHLLITRYAASRASRGDMLNTDDILEILSIPLIGIIPESEDVLKASNLGSPITLSAPNSPAARAYSEAVKRLQGEKIEVTVPTDKKGFFDWLIGRNKS; encoded by the coding sequence ATGGCAAAGGTAATTGTTGTTACCTCTGGAAAAGGTGGCGTTGGAAAAACAACATCGACTGCTGCAATCGGTGCAGCCTTGGCACAAACAGGACAAAATGTCGTTGTTATTGATTTCGACGTTGGGCTTAGAAATCTTGACCTTGTTATGGGTGCTGAACGACGTGTTGTTTTTGATTTTGTCAACGTTATCCAAGGCGAAGCCGCATTATCTCAAGCATTAATCAAAGATAAACGTGTAGAAACACTTTATATCCTCGCAGCGTCCCAAACACGTGACAAAGATGCCTTAACCGAAGAAGGTGTTGGAAAAGTCATCGCAGAGTTAAAAGAAAAATTCGATTGGATTATTTGTGACAGTCCCGCAGGCATTGAACGCGGTGCTAAAATGGCAATGCATTTTGCCGATGAAGCCATTATTATTACCAATCCAGAAGTATCATCGGTACGCGATAGCGATCGTATTATTGGTATTTTAGACAGCACAACAGACAAAGCACAAAGAGGGGAAAAGATTCCTAAACATCTTTTAATCACTCGTTATGCCGCCAGCCGTGCTAGTCGTGGTGATATGTTAAATACAGATGATATTCTAGAGATTCTCTCTATTCCTTTAATTGGTATTATTCCAGAAAGTGAAGATGTTTTAAAAGCATCTAACCTTGGATCGCCAATCACGTTATCTGCACCCAACTCCCCTGCAGCGCGTGCATATTCAGAGGCTGTGAAACGTTTACAAGGTGAAAAAATTGAAGTCACCGTCCCTACTGATAAGAAAGGATTCTTTGACTGGTTAATCGGAAGGAATAAATCATGA
- the minE gene encoding cell division topological specificity factor MinE, whose protein sequence is MSFFSNFFAKKNTAPVAKDRLQILLAHERSSRTGNSDLLQKLQKEIMEVIQKHISIDQEKIHVKVDRGNDFSTLEIDIEVPQQNQSNT, encoded by the coding sequence ATGAGCTTTTTTTCAAATTTCTTTGCTAAAAAAAATACAGCCCCAGTTGCCAAGGATCGATTGCAAATTCTTTTAGCTCATGAACGTTCTTCAAGAACGGGCAACTCTGATCTTTTACAAAAACTACAAAAAGAAATTATGGAAGTCATTCAAAAACATATTTCCATCGATCAAGAAAAAATCCATGTTAAGGTCGATAGAGGAAATGATTTCTCTACGCTGGAAATTGATATTGAAGTCCCTCAGCAAAATCAGTCTAATACTTAA
- a CDS encoding alpha-keto acid decarboxylase family protein has product MKMTIGDFLLDRLSQIGIKDILGVPGDYNLQFLIQTERRNDIKFVGTRNELNGAYAADGYARLNGISALLTTYGVGDLSAINGIAGAYAEYVPIVCITGAPPLNSMYRRRSLHHTTAEGNFEDVMSCYRPFTVAQARITPQNAVEEIDRVLRACVRKKRPVYLQIPSDITFFEIDVYNEKLSLRQQTSDLQQLNAVVESIEEKLAKAENPSALLGMALDRFGLRDLSQSMIENLQIPFATLSAAQCVLDGDHPQWIGGYSGCSSSDTVKAAIEQSDCLFGLNVKFTDSNSSYFTQHVPENMINIRPFRTIIGHEVYEGVSAIELLERLSKITPPKKYKNWQSSSPKGKEVWKPVKDEKLIQNRFWQRVESFIKPHDVVVTEAGTSMRGVKILDMPSGITIISQPLWLSIGYSLPALFGSLMAKPDRRQVIFIGDGSFQLTAQEVSSFFEHDLKPIIFLINNRGYTIERAIMGFHSKYNDVPNWNYLQLFDAFSDGKEFFYRQVNTEEEFENALNDADQVAGQELCLIEVMFDPLDIPKAVQSSANMVAAFNYGPRGLKELDKNIDD; this is encoded by the coding sequence ATGAAAATGACTATAGGGGATTTCTTACTTGATAGATTATCCCAAATTGGTATCAAAGATATCCTTGGTGTTCCTGGAGATTACAATCTTCAATTTTTAATCCAAACAGAAAGAAGAAACGATATTAAATTCGTTGGGACGCGTAATGAGCTGAATGGTGCTTATGCCGCAGATGGTTACGCCCGATTGAATGGGATCTCTGCTTTGTTGACCACATATGGGGTTGGTGATCTCAGTGCGATTAATGGGATTGCGGGGGCATATGCAGAGTATGTTCCAATTGTTTGTATTACGGGTGCACCTCCTTTAAATAGTATGTATCGTCGACGTTCTTTGCACCATACAACAGCTGAGGGCAATTTCGAGGATGTGATGAGCTGCTATCGTCCTTTTACTGTGGCTCAGGCAAGAATTACCCCACAAAATGCTGTTGAAGAAATTGACCGTGTTTTACGTGCTTGTGTTCGTAAGAAACGTCCTGTTTATCTACAAATACCATCTGATATTACTTTTTTTGAAATTGACGTTTATAACGAAAAATTATCTTTGCGTCAGCAAACCAGCGATTTACAACAATTAAATGCTGTTGTTGAATCCATTGAGGAAAAACTGGCTAAGGCAGAGAATCCTTCTGCTTTATTAGGGATGGCGTTGGATCGCTTTGGTTTGCGTGATTTAAGCCAATCCATGATCGAAAATCTTCAAATTCCATTTGCAACGTTATCTGCGGCACAATGTGTATTGGATGGCGATCACCCTCAATGGATTGGCGGATACAGTGGGTGTTCTTCTTCTGATACAGTCAAAGCGGCGATTGAACAATCAGATTGCTTATTTGGGTTAAATGTTAAGTTTACAGATAGTAACTCTAGCTATTTTACCCAACATGTTCCAGAAAATATGATTAATATTCGCCCTTTTAGAACAATTATTGGTCATGAAGTGTATGAAGGTGTTTCAGCGATTGAATTATTGGAACGCTTATCAAAAATTACGCCTCCTAAGAAATATAAAAATTGGCAATCCAGTTCCCCAAAAGGCAAAGAGGTTTGGAAGCCAGTCAAAGATGAAAAATTAATTCAAAATCGTTTCTGGCAACGTGTTGAGAGCTTTATTAAACCACATGACGTGGTTGTAACCGAAGCGGGTACTTCAATGCGTGGTGTGAAGATTTTAGATATGCCTTCTGGTATTACGATCATCAGCCAACCTTTGTGGTTATCGATCGGATATTCATTACCGGCATTATTTGGTTCTTTGATGGCAAAGCCTGACCGTCGTCAAGTGATCTTTATTGGTGATGGGTCTTTTCAATTAACAGCACAAGAAGTTTCTTCGTTCTTTGAGCACGACTTAAAACCTATTATTTTCTTGATTAATAATAGAGGCTATACAATCGAACGGGCGATTATGGGCTTTCATTCTAAATATAATGATGTTCCTAATTGGAATTATCTCCAGTTATTTGATGCGTTTAGTGATGGAAAAGAATTCTTCTATCGTCAGGTCAATACCGAAGAAGAGTTTGAAAATGCATTAAATGATGCAGATCAAGTCGCAGGTCAGGAATTATGTTTGATCGAAGTTATGTTTGATCCGTTGGATATTCCAAAAGCAGTTCAATCGTCTGCAAACATGGTTGCAGCATTTAATTATGGACCCAGAGGCTTGAAAGAGCTTGATAAAAATATAGACGACTAG
- a CDS encoding SufE family protein, producing the protein MSDPFIVPEEDSAAEAIEAIRDELELFDDWMQRYRYLIDLGEKLPEFPIEWQTDQFRVVGCQSQVWLNFCEKDGKLFFAGSSDAVIVKGLIALLLRIYSGRDAVEIVRVDPIFITDLGLAGALSANRSNGVASMVKAIQTISQNYL; encoded by the coding sequence ATGTCTGATCCTTTTATTGTTCCAGAAGAAGATAGTGCTGCAGAAGCTATTGAAGCCATTCGTGATGAATTAGAATTGTTCGATGATTGGATGCAACGTTATCGGTATTTGATTGATTTAGGTGAAAAATTGCCTGAATTTCCCATCGAATGGCAAACTGATCAATTTCGTGTGGTGGGTTGTCAGAGCCAAGTTTGGCTCAATTTCTGTGAAAAAGATGGTAAATTATTTTTTGCAGGGAGTTCAGACGCGGTGATCGTCAAAGGATTAATTGCGTTGTTATTACGCATTTATTCAGGGCGAGACGCTGTTGAAATCGTGAGAGTTGACCCTATTTTCATAACCGATCTGGGGCTGGCGGGGGCATTATCTGCCAATCGCAGTAACGGCGTTGCGTCAATGGTCAAAGCAATACAAACAATATCACAAAATTATTTATAG